A single genomic interval of Picosynechococcus sp. PCC 7003 harbors:
- a CDS encoding pentapeptide repeat-containing protein — translation MKVLARIVVLGFFIFGLCLGTPAYGASPAATSRSAIDSEDLAGGNFAGQNLQGVEFSQVNLTNADLSGSDLRGAVFNSTLLEATNLHGADFSNGIAYLSKFTEADLTDAIFVEAILLRSTFENAKIDGADFSFAVLDGPQQKKLCAVATGVNPVTGIATADSLGC, via the coding sequence ATGAAGGTTTTAGCGCGCATTGTTGTTTTAGGTTTCTTTATTTTCGGGCTTTGTTTGGGGACGCCGGCCTATGGGGCCAGTCCTGCGGCAACATCCCGGTCGGCGATCGATAGTGAAGATCTCGCTGGCGGCAATTTTGCAGGACAAAACCTCCAGGGGGTTGAATTTTCCCAGGTAAACCTCACCAACGCAGATCTAAGTGGCAGCGATCTCCGGGGGGCGGTTTTCAATAGTACACTCCTGGAAGCGACAAATCTCCACGGGGCCGATTTTAGCAATGGCATCGCCTATCTTTCCAAGTTTACGGAGGCGGATTTAACCGATGCGATTTTTGTGGAGGCGATCCTTTTGCGATCTACCTTTGAGAATGCGAAGATTGACGGCGCAGATTTTAGTTTTGCCGTGTTAGACGGGCCCCAACAGAAGAAGCTCTGTGCCGTGGCTACAGGGGTGAATCCAGTGACGGGGATTGCCACTGCTGACTCTTTAGGCTGTTAG
- the psbD gene encoding photosystem II D2 protein (photosystem q(a) protein), with the protein MTIAVGRAPQERGWFDVLDDWLKRDRFVFVGWSGILLFPCAFMALGGWLTGTTFVTSWYTHGLASSYLEGCNFLTVAVSSPADSLGHSLLFLWGPEANWNFARWCQLGGLWSFVALHGAFGLIGFMLRQFEIARLVGIRPYNAIAFSGPIAVFVSVFLMYPLGQSSWFFAPSFGVAGIFRFILFLQGFHNWTLNPFHMMGVAGILGGALLCAIHGATVENTLFEDSDQANTFRAFEPTQAEETYSMVTANRFWSQIFGIAFSNKRWLHFFMLFVPVTGLWMSSVGIVGLALNLRAYDFVSQEIRAAEDPEFETFYTKNILLNEGMRAWMAPQDQIHEQFVFPEEVLPRGNAL; encoded by the coding sequence ATGACTATTGCAGTCGGACGCGCGCCCCAGGAACGAGGCTGGTTTGATGTCCTCGATGACTGGTTAAAGCGAGATCGATTTGTCTTCGTCGGTTGGTCCGGTATCCTCCTGTTCCCCTGCGCCTTTATGGCTCTCGGTGGCTGGTTGACTGGTACCACCTTCGTTACTTCTTGGTACACCCACGGATTAGCATCCTCTTATCTCGAAGGGTGTAACTTCCTGACTGTTGCTGTATCCAGCCCCGCTGACAGCCTCGGTCACTCCCTCCTTTTCCTCTGGGGCCCCGAAGCCAACTGGAACTTTGCCCGTTGGTGCCAACTCGGTGGACTCTGGAGCTTTGTTGCCCTCCACGGTGCTTTCGGTCTGATCGGCTTCATGCTGCGTCAGTTTGAAATTGCCCGTCTGGTGGGGATTCGTCCCTACAATGCGATCGCCTTCTCTGGCCCCATCGCGGTATTCGTCAGTGTATTCCTGATGTACCCCTTGGGTCAGTCTAGCTGGTTCTTTGCGCCGAGCTTTGGTGTCGCTGGTATCTTCCGTTTCATTCTGTTCCTACAAGGTTTCCACAACTGGACCCTGAACCCCTTCCACATGATGGGTGTTGCCGGGATTCTCGGTGGTGCCCTGCTCTGTGCGATCCACGGTGCAACGGTAGAGAACACCCTGTTTGAAGACAGTGACCAAGCAAATACCTTCCGGGCATTTGAGCCGACCCAGGCAGAAGAAACCTATTCCATGGTGACCGCAAACCGTTTCTGGTCGCAGATTTTCGGGATTGCGTTTTCCAATAAGCGTTGGTTGCACTTCTTCATGCTGTTTGTACCTGTAACCGGGCTGTGGATGAGTTCTGTGGGTATTGTGGGTTTGGCACTAAACCTACGAGCCTATGACTTCGTATCCCAGGAGATCCGCGCAGCGGAAGACCCTGAATTTGAAACGTTCTACACGAAGAACATCCTATTGAATGAAGGGATGCGGGCCTGGATGGCACCGCAAGACCAAATTCACGAACAATTTGTATTCCCTGAAGAAGTTCTACCCCGTGGTAACGCGCTCTAA
- a CDS encoding carotenoid oxygenase family protein: MVAAPNSPQLSTQPAWSRLFSNPAQPFDLTPLPVLEGAIPAGLRGSLFRNGPGRLTRGGQAMGHWFDGDGGILGVYFTETGVQAQYRYVETPYFQQEAAAETLLYPNYGTLAPGQIWQRWGKPAKNSANTSVLPLGDRLLALWEGGKPYGLNAQTLETLGEIDLGFAHPSDTFSAHHKIHPATGEIYNFGVTFGPKATFQLYCCHPQGEILQQTHFSVPGLKGLPMVHDFVLAGDYLVFCIPPVRLQLVPTLLGLKTVSDALQWQPELGTIIVIIDRHTLKPISISRHDPWFQWHFTNGYVNDHGEIVLEMVRFSDFASNQQFVEIPQGKIQTYTKGTLWRYRLEPKTAKVIEAYEICDRSCEFPITLELQTGQPWPKTFMGVHCQETDIGHEIINAIAAFDHGTETFAMADMGADHYPSEPIPVQNPQNPDQVWLLTVVFNASANRSELRIYDGDRLEADPLCILEFPEMIPPSFHGKWQPAL, encoded by the coding sequence ATGGTTGCTGCGCCAAATTCTCCACAACTATCGACCCAGCCGGCTTGGTCACGACTTTTTTCGAACCCCGCCCAACCGTTTGATTTAACGCCTCTGCCCGTTCTAGAGGGGGCAATTCCAGCAGGATTACGGGGGAGCTTGTTCCGCAATGGCCCTGGACGTTTGACACGGGGAGGACAAGCCATGGGCCATTGGTTTGACGGCGATGGCGGCATTTTGGGGGTGTACTTTACAGAAACAGGCGTGCAAGCCCAATATCGCTATGTAGAAACCCCCTACTTTCAGCAGGAAGCGGCAGCAGAAACCTTACTCTATCCCAACTATGGCACCCTCGCTCCGGGACAAATTTGGCAGCGGTGGGGGAAACCGGCGAAAAATTCGGCGAATACTTCTGTATTGCCCCTAGGCGATCGCCTTTTAGCCCTGTGGGAAGGGGGAAAACCTTACGGTCTCAATGCCCAGACCCTCGAAACGTTGGGAGAGATCGACCTTGGCTTTGCTCACCCCAGCGATACTTTTTCGGCTCACCACAAAATTCATCCAGCAACAGGAGAAATTTATAATTTTGGCGTGACCTTCGGCCCTAAGGCGACATTTCAGCTTTACTGTTGTCACCCCCAGGGTGAAATTTTGCAGCAGACCCATTTTTCTGTCCCAGGCTTAAAGGGGTTGCCAATGGTGCATGATTTTGTCTTGGCCGGGGACTATCTCGTCTTTTGTATTCCGCCTGTGCGCTTGCAACTGGTGCCGACGTTATTGGGCCTCAAAACCGTCAGTGACGCCCTCCAATGGCAGCCAGAATTGGGCACGATAATTGTGATCATCGACCGCCATACCCTGAAGCCGATCAGCATTTCCCGCCACGATCCTTGGTTCCAGTGGCACTTTACCAATGGTTACGTGAACGACCACGGGGAAATTGTCCTGGAGATGGTGCGTTTTTCCGATTTTGCCAGCAATCAACAGTTTGTGGAAATTCCCCAGGGAAAAATCCAAACCTATACGAAGGGTACCCTCTGGCGTTATCGCTTAGAACCTAAAACAGCCAAAGTCATCGAAGCCTACGAAATTTGCGATCGCTCCTGTGAATTCCCCATTACCCTTGAATTGCAAACTGGGCAGCCTTGGCCCAAAACCTTTATGGGCGTCCACTGCCAGGAAACGGACATCGGCCACGAGATTATCAATGCGATCGCCGCCTTTGACCACGGCACAGAAACTTTCGCCATGGCAGACATGGGGGCAGACCATTACCCCTCCGAGCCAATTCCTGTTCAAAATCCCCAGAACCCCGATCAAGTTTGGCTGTTAACCGTTGTCTTTAATGCCTCGGCTAACCGGAGTGAACTCAGAATCTATGACGGCGATCGCCTAGAGGCAGATCCCCTTTGTATTCTGGAATTTCCTGAAATGATTCCCCCCAGCTTCCATGGCAAATGGCAGCCCGCCCTTTAA
- a CDS encoding methionine gamma-lyase family protein → MNSAEIVRRAIASLTPTFQAIDQQTQTNLRKVLGAFQKYRVGVHHFSSVSGYGHGDLGRDTLDQVYAEVMGAEAALVRVQLVSGTHAIATALYGVLRPGDEMLAVAGTPYDTLEEVIGLREEGQGSLAEFGIGYRQLELTPTGEIDWEALNTAVKPKTRLVLIQRSCGYSWRKSLSTAEIQRIVEIVKAQNPNTVCFVDNCYGEFIETQEPTAVGADLMAGSLIKNPGGTIVTGGGYLAGKADLVEKAACRLTAPGIGSHGGATYDQNRLLYQGLFLAPQMVAEAVKCTHLVATVFADLGYEVQPQPLEKRQDVIQAIRLGSPEKLLAFCRAWQKYSPIGSYLDPVPAPMPGYASDLVMAGGTFIDGSTSELSADGPLREPYIVFCQGGTHYTHAAIALEAVLDAFADL, encoded by the coding sequence ATGAATTCTGCTGAGATTGTTCGTCGGGCGATCGCCTCCTTGACCCCTACCTTCCAAGCCATTGACCAACAAACCCAAACCAATCTCCGTAAAGTCTTGGGGGCCTTTCAAAAATATCGGGTGGGCGTCCACCATTTCAGCAGTGTGAGTGGTTATGGTCACGGGGATCTGGGGCGGGATACCCTCGATCAGGTTTACGCCGAGGTGATGGGGGCAGAAGCGGCTCTGGTGCGGGTGCAGTTAGTTTCGGGAACCCATGCGATCGCCACTGCCTTGTACGGTGTATTGCGGCCAGGGGATGAAATGCTCGCCGTGGCGGGTACCCCCTATGACACCCTTGAGGAAGTAATTGGTTTGCGGGAAGAAGGTCAAGGTTCCTTGGCGGAATTTGGCATTGGTTATCGGCAGTTAGAACTCACCCCCACGGGAGAAATCGATTGGGAGGCTCTCAACACGGCAGTGAAGCCGAAAACGCGGCTGGTGTTGATCCAACGTTCCTGTGGCTATTCCTGGCGCAAAAGTCTGTCTACGGCAGAAATTCAACGGATTGTTGAAATTGTGAAAGCTCAAAATCCTAACACTGTCTGTTTTGTGGACAACTGCTACGGGGAGTTTATCGAAACCCAGGAACCGACGGCGGTGGGTGCGGATCTCATGGCGGGATCGCTCATCAAAAATCCGGGGGGCACCATTGTCACCGGTGGGGGTTATCTAGCTGGCAAAGCGGACCTTGTCGAAAAAGCGGCCTGTCGGCTTACGGCACCGGGCATTGGTAGCCATGGGGGAGCGACCTATGATCAAAATCGGCTTTTGTACCAGGGACTCTTTCTCGCACCCCAGATGGTGGCCGAAGCAGTGAAATGTACCCATTTGGTCGCTACAGTATTTGCTGATCTCGGCTATGAAGTGCAGCCGCAACCCTTGGAAAAACGACAGGATGTGATTCAAGCGATTCGGTTGGGTTCGCCGGAGAAATTGCTAGCCTTTTGTCGGGCTTGGCAAAAGTATTCTCCCATCGGCTCTTACCTCGACCCGGTGCCGGCCCCCATGCCCGGTTATGCCAGTGATTTGGTCATGGCCGGAGGGACATTTATTGATGGCAGTACCTCAGAATTGTCGGCGGATGGGCCGTTGCGAGAGCCCTATATCGTCTTTTGCCAGGGGGGCACCCACTACACCCACGCGGCGATCGCCCTCGAAGCGGTACTGGATGCCTTTGCGGATCTCTAG
- a CDS encoding ABC transporter substrate-binding protein, which translates to MQTSKFNLAIALSLAAIATFTGACQDTTAPTDGNGETSTNTGAEGLKLGSLTPTTGDLSSIGQNMPIAVELAVETINACGGVNEQPVTLIQEDSQTDPTAGGAAMTKLAEVDRVAGVVGAFASSVSSAAVDVAVRNQVMLVSPGSTSPVFTERAANGDFDGYWARTAPPDSYQAPALAVLAQKQGFERVSTVVINNDYGVGFEQEFIKAFENLGGTIVNKDNPVRYDPKAATLDSEAAAAFAGEPDAVLGVLYAETGSLLLKAAYEQGLSEGITILLTDGVYSEDFTQQVGTTAAGQSIIAGALGTVPGADGPALEAFTALWKEKTGKDVTAYVPHSWDAAIAMMLAAEAADVNTGEGIKNKLREVTSGDGQEVSDPCEAIALVREGQAINYQGASGNVDFDENGDVAGNYDVWTVNDDASLSVIDTVNPLEAL; encoded by the coding sequence ATGCAAACATCGAAATTTAATTTAGCGATCGCCCTTTCCCTCGCGGCGATCGCAACCTTCACCGGAGCCTGCCAAGACACCACTGCCCCCACCGATGGCAACGGCGAAACCAGTACCAATACCGGCGCTGAGGGCCTGAAATTGGGCTCCCTGACCCCCACCACTGGCGACCTTTCCTCCATTGGTCAAAATATGCCCATCGCCGTGGAACTTGCCGTGGAGACAATTAACGCTTGCGGGGGCGTCAATGAGCAACCTGTGACGCTCATCCAAGAAGATTCCCAAACAGACCCCACCGCCGGGGGCGCGGCGATGACGAAACTGGCAGAAGTCGATAGAGTCGCCGGGGTTGTGGGGGCCTTTGCCAGCAGCGTTTCTAGTGCTGCTGTTGATGTTGCAGTTCGGAACCAAGTGATGCTCGTTTCCCCCGGCAGTACCAGTCCTGTTTTCACAGAACGAGCTGCTAATGGTGATTTCGATGGCTATTGGGCGAGAACTGCGCCCCCTGACAGTTACCAAGCCCCTGCATTGGCTGTGTTGGCGCAAAAACAAGGGTTTGAACGGGTCTCCACCGTGGTAATTAACAACGACTATGGCGTGGGCTTTGAGCAAGAATTCATCAAAGCCTTTGAAAATCTCGGGGGTACCATTGTCAACAAAGATAATCCGGTGCGTTATGACCCGAAAGCGGCCACCCTCGATAGTGAAGCGGCGGCGGCTTTTGCTGGGGAACCCGATGCTGTCCTTGGGGTGCTCTATGCAGAGACTGGTAGTTTATTGCTCAAAGCGGCCTATGAACAGGGCCTAAGCGAAGGGATCACTATTCTCTTGACCGATGGCGTCTACAGCGAAGACTTTACGCAACAGGTGGGCACGACCGCCGCTGGTCAGTCAATTATTGCGGGGGCTTTGGGGACGGTGCCCGGTGCGGATGGCCCGGCATTAGAAGCCTTTACCGCCCTCTGGAAAGAAAAAACAGGCAAGGATGTCACCGCCTATGTTCCCCACTCCTGGGATGCGGCGATCGCCATGATGTTGGCTGCTGAAGCAGCAGATGTAAATACCGGTGAAGGCATCAAAAATAAACTCCGGGAAGTCACCAGTGGCGATGGTCAGGAAGTGAGTGATCCCTGTGAGGCGATCGCCCTAGTCCGTGAAGGCCAAGCGATTAACTACCAAGGTGCCAGCGGGAACGTTGACTTCGATGAAAATGGCGATGTGGCTGGAAACTATGATGTTTGGACGGTCAATGACGATGCCAGTCTCTCGGTGATTGATACCGTTAATCCCTTAGAAGCCCTCTAA
- a CDS encoding acyl-CoA desaturase, with the protein MTVATSQKLPLDWTTIIYFSLIHLVALLAFLPGNFSWQAVGVFLLFHWITGGIGITLGFHRLVSHRSFEVPKWLEYFLIFCGTLACQGGPIDWIGLHRIHHKHSDHTPDPHDSNKGFWWSHIGWMLFEIPARSDIDRYIKDIKDDPFYNFCQKYMVLIQVALGLALYAWGDAWVGNGWSFVIWGIFLRLAVVFHCTWFVNSATHKFGYKSHESNDHSKNCWWVALVTYGEGWHNNHHAYQYSARHGLNWWEIDMTWMTIRFLQALGLAKNIRLAPAK; encoded by the coding sequence ATGACTGTTGCCACTTCCCAAAAACTCCCCCTAGATTGGACAACGATTATTTACTTTAGCTTGATCCATCTAGTCGCCCTCCTTGCCTTTTTACCCGGTAACTTTAGTTGGCAAGCCGTGGGCGTCTTTTTATTGTTCCACTGGATTACCGGTGGCATTGGAATTACCCTAGGATTCCATCGCCTCGTGTCCCACCGTAGCTTTGAAGTACCAAAGTGGCTTGAGTATTTCTTGATTTTCTGTGGCACCCTTGCTTGTCAGGGGGGGCCGATTGATTGGATTGGACTGCACCGCATTCACCACAAACACTCTGACCATACCCCTGATCCCCATGACTCCAACAAAGGCTTCTGGTGGAGTCACATCGGTTGGATGCTGTTTGAGATTCCCGCCCGTAGTGACATTGATCGCTACATCAAAGATATCAAAGACGATCCTTTCTACAATTTTTGCCAAAAATATATGGTTTTAATCCAGGTGGCCCTGGGTTTGGCCCTCTACGCCTGGGGAGATGCCTGGGTGGGCAACGGCTGGTCTTTCGTGATTTGGGGAATTTTTCTCCGTCTCGCTGTAGTTTTCCACTGCACTTGGTTTGTGAATAGCGCCACCCATAAATTTGGTTATAAGAGCCATGAATCCAACGACCACTCGAAAAACTGCTGGTGGGTTGCCCTCGTAACCTACGGAGAAGGCTGGCACAATAATCACCATGCTTATCAATATTCCGCGCGCCATGGTCTTAACTGGTGGGAAATTGATATGACTTGGATGACGATTCGTTTTCTGCAAGCCCTGGGTTTGGCTAAAAATATCCGCCTCGCTCCGGCAAAGTAA